A stretch of DNA from Strigops habroptila isolate Jane chromosome 10, bStrHab1.2.pri, whole genome shotgun sequence:
CTAAGAGAAACCCTTGTTTGTCGTAACTGCGCCATTCCTCTTTCATTCTTGAGTCTCTCCCTATTTGTATGCAGTAAATGGAGATGGGTGCAGACTCTCAAGCCATAAGATGGTACCCTTGTTAGCTTTGCCTGACAGCATAAAGCCCTTCTCTGTGGGCACAAGGCCCAGACAGTGACATTTTGACATACAGTTTCCCAGCATGAATAAACATGAAAGGATACTCATCAAGCGCAGAGCAGCTGCACACATGATACAAGGCTCTACCGTTACGTACATTACCGAGTTTGCAAACACTTCTGTATAATCTCTGTTTTGTTGCTTGCACCAGTCCAGGACCTGATCAATTGCCACCAATTCGGCATGTCGAGTAGCCTaggagataaaaagaaatgttttcttacGGTTTGCATTGATTGACAGCTTTAAGCTTCTTGCTTGTACAGAtacaagtgaaataaaaagcagtgtcATAAAATTAGTCTTTCATGTCAAAGGCACGATGGCCCACCATCTAATTTATTAATAATGCAATTATTTTCACTAAAGTGAAAACAATGTAATGCTTTCGTGAGAAGTCTCTTTTTAGTACACCTCTGCTGGTTCAAGTTGCTGAAGAAATTTCATGCAGCccaaactgcaaaagaaatattcagCCCAAGAAAGAACATTATGCAGCACACACAAGATCACCAACTGCAAACCAGTTTTTATTTCTACCTGTTCCTAGGCAGAAGAGTCTGCTCTCTGTCACACCAGCATAGCGAGACAAGACACGAAAGCTCTACTGGAGGGTTAAGGGACACACAAAGCCTGCTAAAACAACTGATCTTGCCCACTGTGCTTCCAAGAACAAGAACACAAGGCTGGGATACGTTCTCTGGAAATATTAAGAAACTGCTCCTATCTGGTACCTCTTCCTCCCTGTGACAGTGTTGTGCCTTCAGGGAATGAATACACTGTGAATATGCAATAATTTCAGTATGTTTCTGAAACTGCTTGGCCTACTGTGTAGacacagcattttcagtttgcaCTAGGTTTAATCCTGCCTGGGAACACATACATGAGTAGGTCCCTCAAGTAATAGGCAGGGATTGCAGCATATGCCTGATTGCAAAAAGACATCAGAAtattgatttatctttttttaatccaagtCAACTGAATTATAAGTATCTCAGAGGTCACAGCAATAGGTATGGCACAAAAATCtgaacagaatcatagaattatagaatggtttgggttggaagggaccttaaagatcatctagctccaacccacctgccacgggtccaccagaccaggttgctcaaagccccatccaacctggccttcaatACTTCCAGGTATGGGGCAtgcacaacttctctgggcaacctgttccagtgtctcaccaccctcatagtaaagaatttcttcctaatatctaatgtaaatctaccctctttcagtttaaagccactaccccttctcctatcactacatgcccttgtaaaaagtccctctccagctctgaggtaggccccctttaggtactggaaggagaaagaaagagagggagcACGAAGTGTTGACTTTAATTGCAGATAGACAAAAACATCCAGTAGTGTCCCTGTATCACTATAGAATGTTTGCAGCAGTATGTTTTACCAATCAAATGTCATAGCAAAAATATCACAAAGTGCTAAGGACTCTCCAGTTACAAAGCCTGATGCTTATTTGAATTAAGGTTGTTagtattttccttgtttttaatctattttggaaaaaaaaggacatttctgACACAAGCATTAGACTAAGAATCAATCCAAATTATGCTTGTATCTCTGCTATATATGTCTTTATGTGACCTTAGATAACTTCATCTCAATACATGAACTTGGGTTAATGTTTTAGCACTTTGAAGATCTGTGGTGATAACTGTGAGACGCTCTACAATATATTGCAAAGGACTCATGTAAGTGACTTAGTGGTAAGTTTAATACTGtttataatgtttttaaactccTACAGAGATCTATGTTGCCTGTATCTGTAAAGCGAAACAGTGCTGAGGACTCCACACCAAATCAGGGGTGTTCACACTGCCTAGCTCTAGTGTAGTCTCATGGATGGTATATTCCTAGCAGGAGCTGGAGTGCATTAGGTATGCTCCCTGAGTGCATCTCTCCAGTATAGGTTCATCTGAAAGGAAGACAGCTTGCCAACTCTGAGGCACGAAAGAAAGCATGCTAAGCAGACACAACCAAGAAATTTATTCCACGAGTGCACTTGTGATCTGAATTAATATAGTAATGAACCCACTCAGAATAACAATGTGGATCTGAATCAATATGCAGACATGATTCCTCCAGACCTACTAGTGAAATCTTGCCATGAAGGTTCCCTAGTTGAATAAATAACATCACACCAGCTGAAGCCTCAGTGCATGCTCCAGGAGAAAGATGCCTCAGAACCACTACAGCTACTGTAACTCAAACGTGTAAGTTGTGGCTATTCTATTCTTGTGCCCCTCAGATCAGAAGAGACATGAATACCGTATCGGCGTTTCGACTCCTGAGCATGGGTTGAAAGCATATAAGCAATAAGCCTTCATTACTGGAGGAAAACATGCCTCTAACCTATGGCACTGCTTTTAGGTATTACACTGAGTAGCTTTTAGGCCTCTGCTGATCCTGGGAGTACAAGCTGAGAAAAGCCATGCAGCTGCTGCAAGTCATACCGGCTTCTGTGGTAACAGGAGACAGCTacacaaaagaaattacacTAATACAGAGTATTACTAGATCCCAGTGTATCCACATCTTAAGTAATACATACTGGTTTGGTCATCTCACTTCATGAGACATGGGAATACCAGGACAAACTCACCACAGGGTGAGAAAGGATTATCCAAGTTCCAGAACAGCCTCTGTATGTAGACTAACTAGACTATGCCTCTTAACTCACCAGATACAGTTATTAGTTTTCCAGGTTAAGCTGACTACAGTAGAGGGttataaaaatcaagaaagatgtggaaaagcaaacagtaaattgtgatttattatttttcataacaaGTGGGCACCCAATGAAATTATCAGGCagcagatttaaaacaaacaaaaggaagtcCTCTTTCACAAAGCACATAATTAAATTGTGGAACTCATTGCCACAGGATGCTATGGAAGCCAAAACCATAAATGAGTTCAGAAAAGGTTTAGACAAATTCATGGAGGATATGTGCACAGACAGCTATCAGAAACAATGATCCAGGTACACTCTTGGGCTCTGGAAATCTCTTAGCTATTCACTTTCACAAGTGGAAAGGATACACAAGGGGAAGGTTTACTCTCCTCTTGTTTCTTGAGGTCCTTCTTTAAGCATCTGCTAAAGGTCCCTCTTAAAGACAGGATATGGGGGAAAACCTGACCTCGGTCTGTcttaggattttattttgtgtggAACTATCACTAGATAGTATTTTTATTGACGTGCTGTGTGTAAAATAACATACAAAAAAAGATGACTTTTGTTTTGAGTCACTGACTCGATTCATAAGCTGCTATAATCCCCTGCTGGTTTTTTAACTTTGCCAATCTTATACACCATTTTaaagccaagaaaacaaaagcaggtaAGAGTAGCAACGGAAAAGAGAATTATTAGAGAGTGGCAAATGGTGTTCCAAGGAAAAATCATTTGAAGCTGGTGTCAGTGGggaaaaatccttaaaaaagacttaaaatagTGCCCCAAACTGTGGCAAATGTTTTGGAGACAAATAAAGGTATTATCACTGCCCTGAACCCCCTACCTTCTAACTTTTAGACCAGAATTAACATGTGAGAGTAACAGGGGCCAAAGCTCAAAGTTCTGTATTATCTTGTGGCTTCATTTGTAATTTATGAGTGCAAACAATACTTCAACTTTTATTATCGCTTGCACGATGATCTGGGCAAAGACACGTGTTACAAAGACCCGACATGAGATAACAGAAGGAGAAGTCTGCATGTATCAACAAAGGACCTGAGACAGAGAGCGTTCTAGAGGGAAGCGAATGACTGCATCACACATGGGAATAAAGATACCCAAAAAAAAGGGTTCTAGTCAGAAAGGGTCACATGtgttttaaggaagaaaattttcaggTTGGTCCAAGGCAAGACGGTGAACAAGCGAATGTGAGAGCTGCCAGGGGGAACACAGTTCTGGCACAAGCTTGTGAATGTATTGCCAAGCCTTTGAAAACCAATGTCTTACACAGACATTTGTTGCACTATTGCCCAATAAATACAAGTAATGACATGCCTATTTTGAATTGCTGATGACACAGCCATGCtcctcaaaaaaataaagtaaaccAAACACAGCTGTAGATAAACTCTCTTCTTCCAACAGCAACTTTTTTCCATGAGAATGTGGTGATGATCAGTAATTTTGCAAATAACTTCCAGAGTAAGCGGCAATATCTCTGACATTAATGTGTTCTGCTATGGACATGCAGGGCAGAAACACAGTATGCAGGGTGACCAGAGACAGACTTGAAAAATTTGAGAGCTTGCAGCAACTAAATCTTTTTGCCAGAATAAGCAGTTTAGGAACAGAATGAAAGAGCACATAAAAAGACACTACCTGCTCTTAACTCCAGTCAGTTAGATCAGAGGATGCAGGGACTTACTTAAGGAGAAGAAGGAATGTATCTGACACAAAGTCTTGTTGCAAGTTGACTCCCGAGCAAGAGCGGAACTGTAGGGAAGGACTGCAGATCTAAATGGGTAAAtgaccattttttaaaagtgggGGAAAAGTTTTCAAGGAGTGAAACACGCCAATATATCATAAAGCTAAATTTTGCAGGTCAGAAGGTAAAGACTAAAGGAACCAAACATCAACCTTGCAAAACAAATTACATATAGAGTAAAAATAACTTGAGACGTAATGTGAAAAAAGGAGTTAGAACTACTACAGTGACCTTGAGATGAGGCTCAAATATAATTATAGTACTACTCCAAAGCAgtattaatattttgctttttcaataaaaattatatGGAGAGTGTGctcaaaaggcaaaataagagTATGAAAGCACAAATTACAGCATATGAGATACAGAATTAGGACTTCATGAAATTGCATAGGGCACAGAAGAGGGATGAGGGGCAAACCCCCAAGATTATAGATCATATCCATTAGAAAAATACCAAAGAACTCCTGCATGAGGCTGCCAGTCTCACAGCAATGCTTTTAATACATCAAGGGAGAGTATCACATAACTGAAACCTGGCAGAGCAAACGGAGTCACCATAATGAGAACAGGAGGACGTACAACCCTGCATCTTTAGATCCAGGATAGTCTCAACAGTGAAACAGGCAACATAACAAACTTTGGAGGTAATACTATAAGGACTAGTCTataaaggaagaattaaaaaaatacaatgtgGATTTGCCTAAGATAGCTGACACTAAATTAACCTTGTAACTTTCCTTGATGTTTCTCTTGCCTAGAAAAAACATTTGTCAGTCTCATCTCTCTGAACTCCTACAACACATCTAGCACAGCACAACACATGAAATTATTGTCAGTCTGGGGAAAACAGCATAGCACGAAACATGTAAGGTGggcaaacaaagaaaataagttgCACTGAGAGGGGAAATACTTGTCCAGAGGGAACTAACTAGCAAAGGTGCTCAAAGATTactttgtttaaatgttttcagttgtgaCATTGGCATTAACTGGAGAAAAACCTACAGAAAACAGCTAAGGATGTGATGCCTTTCATATGATGAAAGACATCATCAGAAGAGACAGGGTCAGGCTGCCACTCGAGAGGTGGATGGCCATATAcatgagataaaaataaaataaaataaataaaataaatcaaaacaacaaacGAAGAATAACAAAACAGCATAAAAGACCAAGGAAGATCCAGAAAAGATGGGTGGACTTAGGTCcaggaagaatgaaaagcaTTATTGTTAGCAAACAAGGCACAAGAGAAAGTCCATCTGGAATAAAGTATACAGTTCTGGTTAAGCGAATTCAAGAAACATGGATCAAAGCTGGAATGGATGTATACAATAATTATTAGCatgaacacagaaagaaaacttgtcTTCTGAGAGGAGATAAAAGTTAGCTtggggaaaacagggaaaagcaaaggccaaaagggaaaatatgtGCTCAAAATTTAAATACATCCAAGCTATGTGAAATAATGGGTGATGCTGATATAAGAAGAGAGATATAAATGGACTGTAACAAGTTTAAAACTGGAAATCAGATGTTTTCTAGCCATCTGAGGAACAATGTTCTGGAGAAGTCCTGCAATATGAGGCGGGCTTTACGGCCTTCCCAACTTTGCCTTCTGCCCCGTTACCGGCGGCACCCGCTGGGCACCGGGATGACACCCCCCGAACGCGCCGTGCCGGCCGGGAGAGCGGGGCGCACTCCGCAAGGCGGGGAAGCCGCAAGCCCCCGGGGCACGACGCGGGTGACGGGGACACCCCTTTCCCCAACTCACGTTCTTGGTCTCGTTGACCTCGTTCCTGCCCCGCCCCACGACCTCGCCGTGGTACACCACGAGGCACCCGACGGGAACCTCCCCCTTCTCCAGCGCTTCTTTAGCCTGCGGGACACACGCACAGACACAAGCAACGCGACAGTGTTACCCTACTAGGCTCTAACGAACTAACCCCCGtcctcccgccccgccggcgCTGCCGCGATGGAggccccggcccgccgcccCGGGACTCCTCGCTGCCCTCAGGCCTCCCCCGACACTTCCCCCCGCACCCCTCACGGccggggaggcggcgggagcCCTCCGCCCGCACTGACCACGTCGAGGGCCTGGTCCATCCAGGCCAAAACCGCCCCTTCGTCCTCCGCCGCCATGGCCGGCACCGGCGGGGCGCGGGCGGTGTTTCCGGGGGGCCGGGCGGCGAGGCACCGCGGGCGGGGCCGCTGTCACCGCCCCTTCCGCCGACGCGCGGAGGCGaggggcggccgggccgggcgcgcAGGATGCTCCGGTCCCTCTGGAGTTTCCTCAAGCGGCACAAGAAGAAATGCCTCGTCCTCGGCACCTTCCTCGGCGGTGAGTGCccagcagctgagctcaggGGCGGCAGGGACCATAGTAGGGGCCGGAGCGGAACCGGCCCTGGGGCCGCGGGGCCTCGCCGCTGTCGCTGAGGCGCTCGCGGTTCCCGCTGGGGAGGCCCCCTCGGAGGCGGCGGTCGGCCGCCGAGTTCCCCCGGCCCTCAGGCGGGTTCCCCGCTGGCAGGAAGCCGGTCTGCCCCCGGGCGGCCCCGGCTGGCCTCGTCCCTGCGTGGCCGGCGCCGCGGGGTGTTGCGCAGGGAGCTCCGCCGCGGCGTGGAGCGGCCCTCGCCTCGCTGGTGGCACCGAAGCCGCCCGCCGGCCGCCTCTGGGGGAGCCCAGGGGAGGAAGGGGTTTTCTCACGGGCAGGGGCGAAAATCGGCACGTCGAGCCTTAAGCCCTAAACCACAGGGATTCGAGCCGCCTGCGTGTTCCTATGGCGGGTGTTTGTGTTGGGCTGAAGCGGCGTTTGACCGCACAAAGCGTGGGTGCCGCTTGTGTTATTATTTCTAGGGTGGAGGCTAAAAGCCTGTGCTTTCTTAAAGTAACTTGTGTACCGAGGTGAATTGTCAAGCGTAAACCAACTGCAGACACTAAACTTTACTGGAGAGGGTTTACATTAATTATTCAAGCTGTTCGTTCTCCCTTACGGGTCCTGTCTAACCTGTAGGGTGGTTATGGCCTGGTAagctcctcctttccctggAGTTATTATAGGGTTATCTTCAGTTGGAATTGGATTTAAaggaacagctctgctctgtctctCTGTTTAATAATAAAGAACATATCTGCAGCTGGAGATTAGGTACTCCTCAAAAGGTACAGCCATGTCTTTGCAAGCTCAGTCATCAGGTGTACTTACATCTTATGCAAATGACATAGAATTAAACATTACAGAGTTGCTAAGGAAAGTTTGCATGTGTTTATACCTACTACAACTTGCCTGAATTGTTAAATACTCTGAGAGCTACAGGGGTTTTGTGGTATATTTTGTCTCTTATTCAGGTGAAGTCTCTTGTGATGGTGAATTGTGTATATTTCTGACTTGCCTTGGTGGTTGTGTCCTCTGCATCCTTTCAGCATTaattccttctgcatttttccaAAGAGGGCCAGTTAATACATATTATTATGTTAGATTATGGTTACTGAAACACTTGTCAGGCTGCTTCTCCAATTCACCCCCCCTCACCTGCAGGTTTTCTGAGTCTGCAAGTACAGCAGAATGTAATGTTTACCAGTTTCTAAGCCGCCGCACTTACAGCCCACCAGGTTAAGTAAACAGATTTACTTT
This window harbors:
- the ADAT2 gene encoding tRNA-specific adenosine deaminase 2 yields the protein MAAEDEGAVLAWMDQALDVAKEALEKGEVPVGCLVVYHGEVVGRGRNEVNETKNATRHAELVAIDQVLDWCKQQNRDYTEVFANSVMYVTVEPCIMCAAALRLMKIPRVVYGCRNERFGGCGSVLSISSDDMVDSGEPFECVSGYRAKEAVEMLKAFYRQENPNAPKSKVRKKNNRN